One genomic window of Candidatus Poribacteria bacterium includes the following:
- a CDS encoding reverse transcriptase domain-containing protein, with product MLNYCTPSISLSTQLCQPETLHAAWRKVRSNKGGPGSDGVTLQQFEANLAKHLRQLSRELAEERYYPLPIQKFTMKKSNGTTRELSVLTLKDRIVQRAVCDLISPIYEAKFLECSFAYRPNRGVPHAIAEVTAIRAEGYEWVVHADLERFFDEMDTRILMRFLRASLKEPAILRLIQMWLDMGGVLRPPKFPTWGTHLENTVHHIGEGVESVINQILNRTPSFGHYNEYENGLTEDDWAVDASEMTTMPGPLAQPGKEMLMNLGRDGLLLLLANAKRLWKPLAAKHLLIAAPLVVAALAAPTVGSMVKERMSQPRKIGIIQGSPLSPLLANIYLHPFDKAMTRSGIRLVRYADDLLILCRSEGRAHHALAYAQRQLERLKLTFNPEKTQIERFDTGVEFLGHIFDGDGCYQPIPDSRSKVLQNQVQQVLKNGTSQVVRSGRLVTQRGKNIATRFGERLKQRT from the coding sequence ATGCTTAATTATTGTACACCAAGTATCTCACTTTCAACACAACTCTGTCAACCCGAAACCCTACATGCCGCGTGGCGGAAGGTCCGCAGCAACAAGGGCGGCCCCGGTAGCGACGGGGTCACCCTTCAACAGTTCGAGGCAAACCTCGCGAAACATCTCCGTCAACTCTCGCGTGAACTCGCCGAAGAACGGTATTACCCACTTCCGATTCAAAAATTCACGATGAAGAAGTCGAACGGCACCACACGCGAACTCTCTGTGTTAACCCTAAAAGATCGGATTGTGCAGCGTGCGGTTTGTGATCTCATCTCGCCGATTTACGAGGCGAAATTTCTTGAATGTAGTTTCGCCTATCGTCCCAATCGCGGCGTTCCACATGCTATCGCGGAAGTCACTGCCATCCGGGCAGAGGGCTATGAATGGGTCGTTCATGCTGACCTGGAGAGGTTCTTCGACGAAATGGATACGCGTATCCTGATGCGCTTTCTCCGGGCATCGCTGAAAGAACCGGCGATCCTTCGGCTCATCCAGATGTGGTTGGATATGGGCGGCGTTTTACGACCCCCCAAATTTCCAACATGGGGCACGCATCTCGAAAACACGGTGCATCATATCGGTGAAGGCGTTGAAAGCGTGATTAACCAAATATTGAATCGTACGCCAAGTTTTGGACACTACAACGAGTATGAGAATGGATTGACAGAAGACGACTGGGCAGTCGACGCATCCGAGATGACTACGATGCCCGGTCCGTTAGCACAACCGGGAAAAGAGATGCTAATGAACTTAGGGAGAGACGGGCTGCTTCTCCTACTTGCCAATGCAAAGCGGTTATGGAAACCGCTCGCAGCGAAGCACCTGCTCATTGCCGCACCGTTGGTTGTCGCCGCACTCGCTGCACCGACTGTAGGAAGTATGGTGAAAGAACGGATGAGCCAACCCCGGAAAATCGGTATCATCCAAGGTTCGCCCCTCTCACCACTATTAGCGAATATCTATCTGCATCCCTTCGATAAGGCGATGACACGATCAGGCATACGGCTTGTCCGATACGCAGACGACCTGCTCATCCTCTGCCGAAGTGAAGGCAGAGCACACCACGCTCTTGCATACGCTCAAAGACAATTGGAACGGCTCAAGTTAACTTTCAACCCAGAGAAGACACAAATCGAACGCTTCGACACTGGGGTTGAATTCCTCGGACATATCTTTGACGGTGATGGCTGCTACCAGCCTATCCCCGACTCCCGGTCAAAAGTCTTGCAAAACCAGGTCCAACAGGTCCTGAAAAACGGCACATCACAAGTCGTACGCTCAGGCAGACTTGTAACGCAGCGAGGCAAAAACATCGCCACACGGTTCGGCGAACGTTTAAAACAACGGACGTAG
- the cas1 gene encoding CRISPR-associated endonuclease Cas1, which yields MAILYITQQGAMLHKSGNQILVKKEREVLQEIPIVQLDEVVIFGNGHITTPTMGYLLDKSIPVSFLSSRGKYKGKLQPAYGKDTRVRQQQYAVATDSKHCVALAKCFVRGKLTNAIRFCQRQRTQNAEIKSAIRSVRQTVQKLERAKNLESLLGYEGTGTAAYYRAFRQLLRHDWGFTSRQFRPPPDPINAMLSLGYTLLHNHVYTFTHVVGFDPYCGYFHQPKHGHAALASDMMEEFRQIIVDGYVLSLINNNRVKPEDFEQTNKGIRFTKEALDRFLTGYYGRMQQTFQHPIRKEKTNYLRCVELQVRHLARVIMGEDEIYRPFLIDV from the coding sequence ATGGCAATCCTTTACATCACCCAACAAGGCGCAATGCTCCACAAATCCGGAAACCAAATCCTCGTGAAAAAAGAACGCGAGGTCCTTCAGGAAATCCCAATTGTCCAATTGGATGAAGTCGTTATCTTCGGCAATGGACACATCACAACACCGACGATGGGATACCTGCTTGATAAAAGCATCCCAGTCTCTTTTCTCTCCTCACGCGGAAAGTATAAAGGAAAACTCCAACCCGCGTATGGCAAAGATACACGCGTACGCCAACAACAGTACGCCGTTGCTACAGATTCAAAGCATTGTGTGGCGTTAGCGAAGTGTTTCGTTCGCGGCAAACTCACAAACGCCATCCGATTTTGCCAACGACAGCGCACCCAAAATGCCGAAATTAAGTCAGCAATCCGTTCTGTGCGTCAAACCGTGCAAAAACTTGAACGTGCGAAGAATTTGGAATCGCTGCTCGGATACGAAGGCACGGGCACAGCCGCCTATTACCGCGCATTCCGGCAACTGCTACGCCACGATTGGGGCTTCACATCCCGACAATTCCGACCACCACCCGACCCAATTAACGCCATGCTTTCACTCGGTTATACACTCTTACACAACCATGTCTATACCTTCACCCATGTCGTCGGATTCGATCCATACTGCGGATATTTCCATCAACCCAAGCACGGACATGCAGCACTCGCATCGGACATGATGGAAGAGTTCCGCCAGATTATTGTTGACGGATATGTGCTTTCACTGATTAACAACAATCGGGTTAAACCCGAAGATTTTGAGCAAACTAACAAAGGCATCCGATTCACGAAAGAGGCATTGGATCGCTTTCTGACTGGGTACTATGGACGGATGCAGCAGACGTTTCAGCACCCGATACGCAAGGAGAAAACGAACTACCTGCGTTGTGTTGAACTTCAGGTCAGGCATTTGGCACGTGTGATTATGGGCGAAGATGAGATCTATAGACCATTTCTCATTGATGTCTAA